DNA sequence from the Lysinibacillus sp. OF-1 genome:
GAATAACTTTTTCTGCTAATGCAACTTTTGAAGTTTGTGCTCCATTTTCAGACGTTAATGCATAGGTTGTTTCTTTTTTTCCATTAGCGCCTTCTTGTTTAATTACTTTTTCGCCTTTATACATTGTAGGGTCTTCTTTGACCACTTTTTTAAATGGAATTTCATCTGCAACTTTCTTTTCTTTTTTCACTTCAAGTGTTACAAACGGTTTTGCCACTGTAACATTTAGTGCTTGTCCAATTTGTAAAACTGTATCCACTGTAATGTCAGGATTCAATGCTAATAGTTCGCTTGTTGTTAAATTGTGTTTTTTAGCAACCGACCCTAACACATCACCTGATTGAATGTTATATGTCTCTTGCTCAAGATAGCCTGTCATTAAATATTTTACCGCTTGCTCAGGCGATACAATTTCAGTCGGTGTAACTTTTTGCGACAATCCCGAAACTCCCTGTTTAAATGAAATATCTAATAGACGAGATTCACCATTTTGTAATTCAGGTAAATTGTTAATAGCTTGCTGGGTTTCAGCAAGTTTATCTAATTCTTGCTGAGAAACATATTGTAGCTTTAACAATTGGACAGTCTTTTCATAAGCCTCTGTATTCTCTAATGATACAACTGGTTTATGATCAACTAATAATGTAAAAGCATCGGATTTTGCTACTAAAGATTGCTCAAGTTTGGATAACGTTTCCGCATCTTTTGTTTCATTCGCAAATACTTGCTCTGGGATTATTTTAACAGCTGAACTAGCATCAATCGATAATCCTTTGAATTGCTGACTCGCTACTTTTTCCTTTGAGGCAATAATTTCTTGAATAGCTTTCTCATCAGATACTGCACCAATATATTCATTTCCCACATAAACGTGGAAAATTTTATTTAAGTTTTCTTTATTATATTCCTTAGCAAAACCCATATTAATCGTTAGGCTGGTCATTAAAACTGCAACGATTGAAGCCTTTTTAAAAGAAGAAAAATTGTAGGTGAATCTATTGTTTTCTTCTTTTCTTTTCCAAAACGAATTCATCAATAAAGCCCCTTCCAACTTTACCCTATAGTAGGATGATTTACCCACAAGGATTTTTTGCACCCTTATAATTTACCATAAAGAAAATGGCGTTTGAATGATTTCACCCTTTTGTAATGTAAATGTATTATTTATCTACTAATTGTTACATAGAATAAATTTTATATAGTTAGTAATTACTGTATTTTTATTCATATATTAGGTTATAAAAAACACCTGCCTATAGAAGGATAAAATAAACTATATTGAGCCATTGGTATATTAATCTCTAAATTTTTTCAAGTGAATTTCGACTTAATACTTTTTACTTTTTTAATATTCCGATAAACTATAAAAGAAAATACATTATTTGATTGGAGCGATTAAATTGAGTGATTCACAAACCTCTGAGATCTCAACAAAAATGTTGAGAATGCAGAAAAATAATATGCGTAAAATTTTTCTTAGGATTATTATGGTTCCACTAGGTGCAATAATAATGGCATTGGGCTTGGAGCTATTTTTAGTACCTAACCACATCATGGATGGAGGCATCGTAGGCGTTTCCATTATCACATCTCATTTATTAAATTTACCCCTTGGTATTTTCATCTTCATTTTAAACTTACCTTTTATTTTTTTAGGCTATAAACAAATTGGGAAAACCTTTGCTATTTCTACAGGGCTCGGTATTACTGTACTCTCGTTAGCAACACTTGCCTTACATAACATACATCCATTTACGGAAGACACACTATTGGCTACAGTTTTTGGTGGAATGATTTTAGGCGTTGGTGTCGGTATTGTCATTCGTTATGGTGGTTCATTGGATGGAACTGAAATATTAGCCATCTTATTTAATAGCA
Encoded proteins:
- a CDS encoding M23 family metallopeptidase, producing MNSFWKRKEENNRFTYNFSSFKKASIVAVLMTSLTINMGFAKEYNKENLNKIFHVYVGNEYIGAVSDEKAIQEIIASKEKVASQQFKGLSIDASSAVKIIPEQVFANETKDAETLSKLEQSLVAKSDAFTLLVDHKPVVSLENTEAYEKTVQLLKLQYVSQQELDKLAETQQAINNLPELQNGESRLLDISFKQGVSGLSQKVTPTEIVSPEQAVKYLMTGYLEQETYNIQSGDVLGSVAKKHNLTTSELLALNPDITVDTVLQIGQALNVTVAKPFVTLEVKKEKKVADEIPFKKVVKEDPTMYKGEKVIKQEGANGKKETTYALTSENGAQTSKVALAEKVIQQPVDQIEVVGTKVISSRGTGEFAWPAVGGYISSGMGERWGAFHRGIDIARPSNYNILAADNGVVVAAGTSGSYGNRIVINHNNGYTTLYGHLSSINVEVGQVVEKGSVIGIMGSTGNSTGTHLHFEVEKNGSLENPLSYVGR